The following proteins are encoded in a genomic region of Colletotrichum higginsianum IMI 349063 chromosome 9, whole genome shotgun sequence:
- a CDS encoding Glucan 4-alpha-glucosidase produces MPSKPPDEKESPDAAAAVTIDHSTPVVHENNDATTPKKAAAPAADAATTTPKSAPARPRAATMKKPPEPPTLLADFLRGRPSPQRIAAERKRRMSLDAVKAEMRAEMRQAAVARVQQPGGVKDRVQKWQKANAAVMLVGDPLATPSEPTELAFSGETESVTEEDRVRIKLRQKRRSAPKIEVHNDAVANEHDETIEELPDGQAKQAPKKRVVSDDHWMAQKRKKSPPRSRSPRNKDTASPGPSPLPKGFVQKTPVQAPIAKKIQDWVSKVELPDPPPSGHRASKSTDSLDGSRIQARLKELQERQATLPKKRLDDDGIRVAPIRTKKLDDDGIRVKPTKTPVSEGSTFKTPRPQSAAPKSRDHSRGASSRQDSSDHIVVVEEDDSDRIEVVEDAASSLPATPTRKPSNSRKASRKRNPPPHTATTATTTTTDGKSWASTSDSAMRTGHKDSNPTPSSLTSAPGAKPLADIPVGFSAFSELDLPLDRNKTRKKAQRNPSFKAADVLKKVVTEGKKILHDAVEPPKQPVANKPPSIEKWLSGTVDPFVDEPAKKEEPAPKAKATESKPLDKAKSQDTRRRSSAERRQRKTSPPTQTELSQSTGLTGSTQTTDVTQTTQSTDWTESTFTETDLSASTENDENVAPKPVEEKPKEKPKTPTSAGSGSGSGSGPAGLRRRAATRGSPSPMKSLKKPFREILKEAFRGESSGHQTPPSKYISEEERRLEQEYDSYEEDEESGRTMRRRSSDSSRTYSDRTFTDDWTYSDESSVRDDRTPRRKPPTNGVHELSTILGSADTQSAYSDMTSQLSDTTITQTTGITRSNVSRRSNKSGLKRRLTKHSDLVSVLSLPDDSQVPGSLRSVKHRPSVRKAASVRRATTRPDTVTTKDLLKEFADDENLYQRELKTLVDGVIPVLLSTVLQEGSASAVDLFGPESPGRKANSMSKSVVNMGVALEKLKTAHKRASHTDIDRLISWLHTASPIYDAYMDAWRLGFQDLIVNLAPAADRLDDEDSLINALPRNAEGDVINEDGERVDVAHLLKRPVLRIRTLAKFTKGLHAAIGSYDTLALVGDYDALQEKARRRHREESARLADEDAINTDTTRIRDLRTLAPMESVKIDPKRQVSAKDLFSLSLAHSNGQRLECQVELVHRDLPGASNDKGDLLIRETGSGRRTWLLFPPMPMTVISARPGDARYELVLMVQGTHNGRQWYELLSLVTDNDDQVDDWLEIVGTTPVPPKERLPIVTGESLPESPQYRTDIPVGGKLRGSSSRDMSSPEPMTPTRPASSHYFNRGSSMPTTPVDRSPSPERTPTQEFHHESEGRHRAAPNTTPFREDGAPPPPIHRSLSPKPPKLQPPVDLQSPRVKRRGSSPLKHEYLPSEESSDTSRSVTEISESESETESDYTSSEDEFDEDIPETEVGFSIREPESRPEREGDHERRRDRDHERDRERKHDWVPEREPEPETPVDSFRQESIISQSFVQESMVSESVCSLTPSNSASQAGLRGRKLSASEDYTKYIASISYWNEKKGQWKDISFEPCSIQVTAGVIEAYSLVMSPGGQPDVPLVSLELTPLVLLRQSTVVDLEIRSAVRDNCKNKEIGGGNFRFRCPSSTECFNLYMAVHHARLNNQKFIQLENEARYKSFGERPAEENEDNSSRRRSWFGRKNSYRASTRAPSQSHDGSTPSSSPSATSFLKRLTGAGTFNIARSSIDKQGRFSAHNSQYTSGSSSDGYPRSPSISVYSNSIRTPLSSDNIKIRLHLLVTSTKWEDYGNCLLQIRRPPPGWRQELRANHGLEKRVTVTTMPKKSDKVRVVLDAVLGSGCFTPMGSRGIVCGIWEEIRDERGEIGVAPKTGGASGSVKKWCFQCASVSEASWVLRLVHQEVGVELRE; encoded by the exons ATGCCTTCCAAACCTCCCGACGAGAAGGAATCGCCCGATGCTGCAGCGGCAGTAACGATCGATCACTCGACGCCTGTCGTTCATGAGAATAATGATGCGACAACACCCAAAAAGGcggctgctcctgctgcagATGCGGCTACGACGACCCCCAAGAGCGCGCCTGCccgtcctcgagcagcaACCATGAAGAAACCACCCGAACCCCCAACACTGCTCGCCGACTTCCTGAGGGGACGTCCCTCTCCGCAGCGCATCGCCGCTGAACGGAAACGGAGAATGAGTCTCGATGCAGTCAAGGCCGAGATGAGGGCCGAGATGCGACAGGCCGCCGTGGCTAGAGTACAACAGCCTGGAGGTGTCAAAGATCGCGTTCAGAAATGGCAAAaggccaacgccgccgtcatgcTCGTCGGTGATCCCCTGGCTACCCCGAGCGAGCCTACAGAGCTTGCGTTCTCGGGCGAGACCGAGAGCGTCACCGAAGAGGACCGCGTCAGGATCAAGCTGCGGCAGAAGAGAAGGTCGGCCCCGAAGATCGAGGTACACAACGACGCTGTGGCCAACGAACACGACGAAACCATTGAGGAGCTCCCCGACGGTCAGGCCAAGCAAGCACCCAAGAAGAGGGTTGTTAGTGATGACCATTGGATGGcccagaagaggaagaagagcccACCACGCTCAAGGTCCCCAAGAAACAAAGACACAGCGAGTCCGGGCCCGAGCCCGTTGCCAAAAGGCTTTGTACAGAAGACGCCCGTCCAGGCGCCCATTGCCAAGAAGATCCAGGACTGGGTATCCAAGGTCGAGTTGCCGGATCCGCCACCGAGTGGACATCGAGCGTCGAAATCCACAGACTCGCTTGATGGCAGCAGGATACAGGCAAGGCTGAAGGAACTCCAGGAGAGGCAGGCAACCttgccgaagaagaggctcgatgacgacgggatTAGAGTCGCCCCAATACGCACGAAGAagcttgacgacgacggcattCGCGTGAAACCAACCAAGACGCCAGTGTCAGAGGGATCGACCTTCAAGACGCCGAGACCGCAAAGCGCAGCGCCCAAGTCGCGCGACCATAGTCGTGGAGCCAGCTCAAGGCAAGATTCATCCGATCATATTGTCGTGGTGGAAGAGGATGATTCCGACCGTATCGAGGTTGTGGAAGATGCCGCATCAAGTCTTCCCGCAACACCCACGCGAAAGCCGTCAAACTCACGAAAAGCTAGTCGTAAGAGGAACCCACCGCCCCACACGGcgacaacagcaacaaccaCAACGACAGACGGCAAGTCTTGGGCTAGCACCTCAGATTCGGCCATGAGGACCGGACACAAGGACTCGAATCCTACGCCCAGTTCGCTCACAAGTGCACCGGGTGCGAAGCCATTGGCAGATATTCCGGTTGGGTTTTCCGCCTTCAGCGAGCTGGATCTTCCTCTCGACCGGAACAAGACGAGAAAGAAGGCCCAGCGCAACCCCAGCTTCAAGGCTGCTGATGTGCTCAAAAAAGTTGTGACCGAAGGCAAGAAGATCTTGCACGATGCTGTCGAACCCCCAAAGCAACCTGTCGCCAACAAACCTCCGAGCATTGAGAAGTGGCTAAGCGGGACGGTCGACCCGTTTGTGGATGAGCCGGCCAAAAAGGAGGAGCCGGCGCCCAAAGCAAAGGCGACTGAAAGCAAGCCTCTCGACAAGGCGAAATCTCAGGATACCCGGAGACGATCATCCGCTGAGCGACGCCAGAGGAAGACTTCCCCTCCGACCCAGACTGAGCTGTCCCAGTCCACAGGACTTACAGGCTCCACACAAACAACCGATGTGACTCAGACCACACAATCGACAGACTGGACAGAATCCACATTTACCGAAACAGATCTGAGTGCGTCCACCGAGAACGACGAGAATGTGGCGCCAAAGCCCGTGGAAGAAAAACCCAAGGAAAAGCCCAAGACGCCAACATCtgctggctctggctctggctctggctctggtCCTGCTGGTCTGCGCAGAAGAGCAGCGACACGaggctcgccctcgcccatgAAGTCGCTCAAGAAGCCGTTTCGCGAAATCTTGAAAGAGGCATTCAGAGGAGAGTCCAGCGGCCACCAGACTCCTCCGTCCAAGTACATCAGCGAAGAAGAGCGACGGCTGGAGCAAGAATACGACAGCtacgaggaggacgaagaatCCGGACGCACCATGCGTCGCCGCTCATCTGACTCCAGCCGGACGTACTCAGACCGAACCTTCACAGATGACTGGACTTACTCTGACGAGTCTTCCGTACGTGACGACAGGACACCTCGTCGTAAACCGCCCACGAACGGCGTGCATGAGCTTTCCACCATTTTGGGGTCTGCCGACACCCAAAGCGCCTACTCGGACATGACCTCACAACTGTCCGACACCACTATCACGCAAACCACTGGCATTACGAGGAGCAACGTTTCGCGGCGGAGTAATAAATCAGGTCTCAAGAGAAGATTAACAAAGCACTCCGATCTAGTGTCAGTTTTGTCGTTGCCCGATGACAGCCAGGTCCCGGGCAGCCTAAGAAGTGTCAAACACCGACCGAGTGTGAGAAAGGCGGCCAGCGTCAGGAGAGCCACCACCCGGCCGGACACGGTCACGACCAAGGATCTCTTGAAGGAGTTCGCAGACGACGAGAACTTATACCAGCGTGAACTCAAGACGCTAGTCGATGGTGTCATCCCTGTGCTTCTGTCCACCGTCCTCCAAGAGGGCTCTGCgagcgccgtcgaccttTTTGGCCCTGAGTCTCCCGGCCGTAAAGCGAACAGCATGTCGAAATCTGTCGTCAACATGGGAGTTGCCCTGGAGAAACTGAAGACCGCTCATAAGAGGGCATCTCACACGGACATCGACAGGCTAATCTCCTGGCTGCACACCGCGTCCCCCATTTACGACGCCTACATGGACGCATGGCGTCTCGGCTTCCAGGATCTCATTGTCAACCTGGCCCCTGCAGCCGACCGcctcgatgacgaggacTCGCTCATCAACGCCCTCCCGCGCAACGCCGAAGGCGACGTTATCAACGAAGACGGAGAACGCGTCGACGTTGCGCACTTGTTGAAGCGGCCGGTGCTTCGCATCAGGACTCTTGCGAAGTTTACCAAG GGTCTCCACGCCGCCATTGGCTCTTACGACACTCTTGCTTTGGTCGGTGACTATGATGCACTGCAGGAGAAGGCCCGCCGTCGACACAGAGAGGAGTCCGCCCGGTTGGCAGACGAAGACGCCATCAACACGGATACGACTAGAATTCGGGATCTCCGAACCCTCGCGCCAATGGAATCCGTCAAGATCGACCCCAAGCGACAGGTCAGCGCTAAGGACCTCTTCTCGCTCAGCTTGGCCCACTCTAATGGGCAAAGACTCGAGTGCcaggtcgagctcgtccaCCGCGATCTTCCCGGCGCGAGCAATGATAAGGGCGACCTACTCATTCGAGAGACCGGTAGCGGTCGCCGGACATGGCTTCTGTTCCCCCCCATGCCCATGACTGTCATCTCAGCCCGCCCTGGCGATGCAAGATACGAGCTTGTCTTGATGGTACAAGGCACTCATAACGGCCGGCAATGGTACGAGCTGCTGAGCCTCGTTACGGACAACGATGATCAAGTGGACGACTGGCTTGAAATCGTCGGCACTACTCCGGTGCCCCCAAAGGAGCGTCTCCCCATTGTTACGGGGGAGAGTCTCCCCGAGTCGCCACAGTATAGAACAGACATACCTGTTGGCGGCAAGCTGCGTGGCTCCTCTTCGAGGGACATGTCGTCCCCAGAACCCATGACCCCAACGCGGCCGGCTTCTAGTCACTACTTTAACCGTGGCTCGAGCATGCCGACCACTCCTGTCGACCGTAGCCCCTCGCCTGAAAGGACGCCAACCCAGGAATTTCACCACGAAAGCGAAGGCAGACACAGGGCCGCACCCAACACAACCCCCTTTCGCGAGGACGGTGCCCCGCCTCCCCCTATTCACCGTTCACTTAGCCCCAAGCCCCCCAAACTGCAGCCTCCTGTCGATCTTCAAAGTCCTCGCGTGAAGCGACGAGGATCGTCTCCCTTGAAGCACGAGTACCTGCCGTCGGAAGAGTCCTCCGATACATCCCGTTCCGTCACCGAGATATCAGAGAGTGAGTCGGAGACAGAATCCGACTACACATCGTCCGAAGATGAGTTCGACGAAGACATCCCTGAAACCGAGGTGGGCTTCAGCATTAGGGAGCCTGAATCTCGGCCGGAGCGGGAAGGCGATCATGAGAGAAGGCGTGACCGTGACCATGAACGTGACCGTGAACGCAAACACGATTGGGTCCCGGAGCGGGAGCCTGAGCCAGAGACTCCTGTCGACTCCTTCAGGCAAGAATCGATAATCTCACAATCCTTCGTTCAAGAGTCGATGGTCTCCGAATCAGTATGCAGCTTGACGCCGTCCAACTCGGCCTCACAAGCCGGCCTTCGTGGCCGCAAGCTGAGTGCCTCGGAAGACTACACTAAGTATATCGCTTCCATTTCTTACTGGAATGAGAAGAAGGGTCAATGGAAGGACATATCCTTTGAGCCCTGCTCTATTCAGGTCACTGCTGGAGTTATTGAGGCATATTCCCTGGTCATGAGCCCCGGAGGGCAACCCGATGTTCCCCTGGTTTCCCTCGAGCTAACGCCCCTCGTTCTCCTCCGACAGTCCACCGTTGTCGATCTGGAGATCCGCTCCGCCGTCAGGGACAACTGCAAGAACAAGGAGATTGGTGGCGGCAACTTCCGCTTCCGCTGCCCATCGAGCACGGAGTGTTTCAATCTCTACATGGCTGTCCACCACGCACGACTCAACAACCAGAAGTTTATCCAGCTCGAGAACGAGGCGCGCTACAAGTCATTCGGTGAGAGGCCCGCTGAAGAGAATGAAGACAACAGCAGCCGTCGGCGTAGCTGGTTCGGCCGCAAAAACAGCTATCGCGCGTCGACACGCGCCCCCTCTCAGTCCCATGACGGCAGcacgccatcatcgagccCATCCGCTACGAGCTTTCTCAAGAGGCTCACGGGCGCTGGTACCTTCAACATCGCGCGGTCGTCCATCGACAAACAGGGCCGTTTCTCAGCCCACAATAGCCAATATACGTCCggctcctcgtccgacggCTACCCCCGCTCCCCGTCGATCAGCGTCTATTCAAACTCCATCCGCACCCCTCTATCGTCCGACAACATCAAGATCCGGCTGCATCTGCTCGTCACCTCAACTAAGTGGGAGGATTACGGCAACTGCCTGCTGCAGATCCGCCGCCCACCGCCGGGCTGGCGCCAGGAGTTACGCGCAAACCACGGCCTTGAGAAGCGTgtcaccgtcaccaccatGCCCAAGAAATCAGACAAGGTTCGCGTCGTGCTCGACGCCGTTCTGGGCAGCGGCTGTTTCACGCCCATGGGCAGCAGAGGTATTGTTTGCGGTATCTGGGAAGAGATCCGCGACGAACGAGGCGAGATCGGTGTGGCGCCCAAGACGGGTGGTGCTTCGGGCTCTGTCAAAAAATGGTGCTTCCAGTGCGCCAGCGTCTCGGAGGCCTCTTGGGTATTGAGGCTTGTTCACCAAGAGGTGGGCGTCGAGCTTCGGGAGTGA
- a CDS encoding Endonuclease/Exonuclease/phosphatase, translating into MLVKLDSSTTVASPSMLLRIVSQNIRYATNHPTPKEKLWNVRGPKLCSQLDFITSGHSAFICLQEVLYSQLEDIRSYLGPEWGYIGVGRDDGKRSGEFSPVFFQIDRWECERNQTLWLSNTPQKPSRGWDAALNRVVTVGEFVDKQTGTRVIVMSTHFDHKGVVAREESAKLILNVAREWSKGANGKPPTTVLLAGDFNSTPADNAYKTMVAPESGMVDVSAQVPEEKRYGNELTYTSFDEPNEEPQRIDFLFVKNPSPVTIRTFGVLSNKFDDDVFLSDHRPVVADVEIPVLRAVRTD; encoded by the coding sequence ATGCTTGTTAAGCTTGATTCTTCAACCACGGTAGCTAGTCCTTCCATGCTGCTTCGAATCGTCAGCCAAAACATCCGGTACGCCACAAATCATCCCACTCCAAAAGAAAAGCTGTGGAACGTTCGCGGTCCGAAACTCTGTAGCCAGCTGGACTTTATCACATCTGGCCATTCAGCTTTCATATGTCTTCAAGAAGTCCTATATTCGCAACTCGAAGACATCCGGTCCTATCTCGGTCCTGAATGGGGTTACATTGGTGTCGGTCGCGACGATGGAAAGCGAAGTGGCGAATTTTCCCCCGTGTTTTTCCAGATTGACCGTTGGGAGTGCGAGCGAAATCAGACATTATGGCTGAGCAATACCCCACAAAAACCATCTAGGGGATGGGACGCAGCACTAAACCGCGTCGTTACTGTGGGAGAGTTTGTCGACAAGCAAACCGGCACGAGAGTGATTGTCATGAGCACACACTTTGATCACAAAGGAGTCGTGGCGCGAGAGGAAAGCGCCAAACTGATTCTCAACGTTGCTCGAGAGTGGAGCAAGGGCGCGAACGGCAAACCTCCTACCACCGTTTTGCTCGCGGGCGATTTCAACAGTACGCCCGCGGACAACGCATACAAAACAATGGTGGCACCCGAGTCAGGCATGGTCGATGTTTCAGCGCAGGTCCCCGAAGAAAAGAGGTATGGAAACGAGCTGACCTATACGTCCTTTGATGAGCCGAACGAAGAGCCACAAAGGATCGACTTTCTGTTCGTCAAGAACCCGAGCCCCGTCACTATCAGGACCTTTGGGGTGTTATCCAACAAattcgacgacgatgtcttCCTGTCCGACCATAGGCcggtcgtcgccgacgtggaGATTCCTGTCTTACGGGCAGTGAGGACCGATTGA
- a CDS encoding Endosomal spry domain-containing protein produces MAPAVVIGLANQARSFISSRRLSSLPETADITARSFDPSVGPLAARSLLLARDSNGYKEDPHVGTTDPQNINNTAVFVIIGLIGAAFVITGIWFFFWAKNGGFYFKENDWDEYKSTVLRRRGPNGTLLSGATPTTQLGGGSVYKDYDDNTTSISGTTLSGITAGASDIVAREKRERKREKRRKEKEARHKEKRSAHKNYDETGVLIDEEAEREAKKHLRSYRHEKPARVGGLNKESEASEWDGSTNPTESSVSTNLLSARETTPTSTPPKSKTGGIRKVYSTADRNEERERQRIRAEAKKLQEKGRAAGSSRRDFSFQRSSTVAEDQNTRGYALPPPREEPEPSMPGSWAESDITSAVESDMGHKSYHHVIPGLSSQSAVSSDYADERRKRRKEGYRRTRDH; encoded by the coding sequence ATGGCTCCGGCCGTAGTCATCGGTTTGGCGAACCAAGCCCGCTCGTTCATCTCGAGCAGACGACTCTCGAGCCTCCCGGAAACAGCAGACATCACGGCCCGGTCATTTGACCCCTCCGTCGGACCCCTCGCCGCTCGATCCCTCCTGCTCGCCCGCGACAGCAACGGCTACAAGGAGGATCCTCACGTCGGCACCACTGACCCCCagaacatcaacaacacagccgtcttcgtcatcatTGGTCTGATCGGCGCCGCCTTTGTCATCACGGGCATATGGTTCTTCTTCTGGGCGAAGAACGGCGGCTTCTACTTCAAGGAGAATGACTGGGACGAATACAAGTCGACAGTcctgcgccgccgaggacccaACGGGACACTCCTGTCCGGTGCGACACCTACGACGCAGCTGGGTGGCGGCAGCGTATACAAAGACTATGACGACAACACCACCAGCATCTCGGGAACCACTCTTTCGGGCATCACGGCCGGAGCAAGTGACATTGTCGCCCGCGAGAAACGCGAGCGGAAGCGCGAGAAGAGgcgcaaggagaaggaggctcGGCACAAGGAGAAGCGCTCGGCTCACAAGAACTATGATGAGACGGGCGTTTTGATCGACGAAGAGGCGGAACGCGAAGCCAAGAAGCACCTGCGATCGTATCGGCACGAGAAGCCCGCCCGTGTCGGTGGTCTCAACAAGGAATCCGAGGCGTCGGAGTGGGACGGCTCCACCAACCCGACCGAGTCGTCTGTCTCGACCAACCTGCTCTCGGCGCGTGAAACTACGCCTACGTCGACTCCGCCCAAGAGCAAGACGGGCGGCATCCGCAAGGTGTACAGTACGGCAGACCGCAACGAGGAGCGCGAGCGCCAGCGCATCCGCGCCGAGGCTAAGAAGCTCCAAGAGAAGGGCCGCGCAGCGGGGAGCTCGAGGCGTGACTTTAGCTTCCAGCGCTCGAGCACGGTAGCCGAGGATCAGAACACGCGCGGCTAcgccctgccgccgccgcgggagGAGCCTGAGCCGAGCATGCCCGGCAGCTGGGCAGAGAGCGATATCACGAGTGCGGTAGAGAGCGATATGGGCCACAAGTCTTATCACCACGTCATCCCCGGTTTGAGCAGCCAAAGTGCCGTCAGCAGCGACTATGCGGACGAAaggcggaagaggagaaaagagggaTACCGCCGCACCCGTGACCATTGA
- a CDS encoding Methyltransferase family, producing the protein MADDEQWSGMENTIEDPEETRVIFSALDSFLQYAKVAHFNVTHLRRQSFYALPQAHWQMLAAAPFNFLDTLERTDDAIESNAELARAIAHNGLRSFHLVPEGSREEPQMPAAWAGVAKHNDTDKARSTLRQFYRDWSAEGSEERRVCYSPVLDAVDRERKTRSPTPSTSSEPLKVLVPGAGLGRLVFELCRAGHDAEGNEISYHQLLASSYILNCTKAAGQHSIYPWVHSFSNHRTRTNHLRSCAVPDIHPATQLAAAGPSVGSMSMCAADFLCLYADDDHEAAYDAVATVFFLDTAPNLVRYLETILHCLRPGGVLINFGPLLWHFENNAPGNHGRDTDGDGEHDHNNSSGIADPGSFELSDDEVMALVERVGFVLERRETDIKAPYIHDPESMLHTTYRASFWVARKPL; encoded by the exons ATGGCGGACGACGAGCAATGGAGCGGCATGGAGAACACGATTGAGGACCCGGAGGAGACGAGGGTTATATTCTCCGCGCTGGATTCTTTCCT TCAATATGCAAAGGTGGCGCACTTCAACGTAACCCACCTGCGCCGGCAGTCCTTCTATGCCCTGCCCCAGGCGCACTGGCAGATGCTTGCCGCGGCCCCCTTCAACTTCCTCGACACCCTTGAGCgcaccgacgacgccatcgagtCCAACGCTGAGCTCGCCCGTGCCATCGCCCATAACGGCCTGCGCTCCTTTCACCTCGTTCCCGAGGGCTCGAGGGAAGAGCCGCAAATGCCTGCCGCCTGGGCCGGCGTCGCGAAGCACAACGACACCGACAAGGCCCGTAGCACCCTTCGCCAGTTCTACCGCGACTGGTCCGCCGAGGGTTCCGAGGAGCGCCGCGTGTGCTACAGTCCCGTTCTCGACGCCGTTGACCGAGAGCGTAAGACCCGTTCACCTACACCCTCGACATCCAGCGAACCACTCAAGGTTCTCGTCCCAGGCGCGGGTCTCGGACGCCTCGTGTTTGAGCTCTGCCGCGCGGGCCACGACGCCGAAGGCAATGAGATATCCTATCATCAGCTCCTCGCCTCCTCCTACATCCTCAACTGCACAAAGGCCGCGGGTCAGCACAGCATTTACCCCTGGGTGCACTCCTTCTCCAACCATCGCACCCGGACAAATCACCTCCGCAGCTGCGCCGTGCCGGACATCCACCCAGCGACGcaactcgccgccgcgggtcCCTCCGTAGGGTCCATGTCCATGTGCGCCGCCGACTTCCTGTGCCTgtacgccgacgacgaccacgaaGCCGCCTATGATGCCGTCGCCACCGTCTTCTTTCTCGACACAGCGCCCAACCTCGTGCGGTACCTGGAGACGATCCTGCACTGCCTGCGTCCGGGCGGCGTGCTCATCAACTTTGGCCCGCTGCTGTGGCATTTCGAGAACAACGCGCCCGGGAACCACGGCCGCGAcacggacggcgacggcgagcacgACCATAACAACTCGTCGGGCATCGCGGACCCGGGCAGCTTCGAgctcagcgacgacgaggtcatgGCGCTGGTGGAGCGGGTTGGATTCGTGTTGGAGAGGCGCGAGACGGACATCAAGGCGCCATATATCCATGACCCGGAGAGTATGCTGCACACGACCTACCGTGCGAGCTTCTGGGTGGCGAGGAAGCCTCTTTAG
- a CDS encoding Short chain dehydrogenase, giving the protein MAEAQLKDFPSLFSLKGKVAVVTGGSRGLGLHAASAFLQAGASKVFISSRKGAACQEACKALNALPNLAPGAVAIPVPADAADIKGVEHLVAEVKKHTDRVDVLFANAGATWGEAFDTHPDAAFAKVMDLNVKGVFNTIRLFTPLLEKAAGADDPARVIITASVAGLGIGTLGKQGTYGYSASKAAVIHLGRNLALELAPRHITVNSIAPGFFPSKMSNGLLEIGGGADKIGKGNPMGRLGRPEDIAGAVVYLASRAGSHVNGEVIAIDGGSLWQRGELNVPSKL; this is encoded by the exons ATGGCCGAAGCACAGCTCAAAGACTTCCcgtccctcttctccctcaagggcaaggtcgccgtcgtgaCCGGCGGCTCgcgcggcctcggcctgcacGCCGCCTCCGC CTTCCTCCAAGCCGGCGCCTCCAAGGTGTTCATTTCCTCCCGCAAGGGCGCCGCCTGCCAAGAGGCCTGCAAGGCCCTCAACGCCCTTCCGAACCTGGcacccggcgccgtcgccatccccgtccccgccgacgctgccgatatcaagggcgtcgagcacctcgtcgccgaggtgaAGAAGCACACGGACCGCGTCGACGTCCTGttcgccaacgccggcgccacTTGGGGCGAGGCCTTCGACACCCACCCGGACGCCGCATTCGCCAAGGTCATGGATCTCAACGTCAAGGGCGTCTTCAATACCATCCGCCTCTTCACGCCGCTGCTCGAGaaagccgccggcgccgacgaccccGCGCgcgtcatcatcaccgcctcGGTCGCCGGCCTAGGCATCGGCACGCTGGGCAAACAGGGCACCTACGGCTATAGCGCCAgcaaggccgccgtcatccACCTCGGCAGGAACCTTGCGCTCGAGCTGGCGCCGAGGCACATCACGGTCAACTCCATCGCCCCGGGCTTCTTCCCGAGCAAGATGTCCAACGGCCTTCTCGAGatcggtggcggcgccgacaagaTCGGCAAGGGGAACCCCATGGGCCGCCTGGGCCGACCCGAGGACATCGCGGGCGCCGTTGTGTACCTTGCCAGCCGCGCGGGGTCGCACGTGAACGGCGAGGTTATCGCGATCGATGGCGGGTCGTTGTGGCAGCGTGGTGAGCTCAACGTGCCTTCCAAGTTGTAG